In Ruania zhangjianzhongii, the following proteins share a genomic window:
- a CDS encoding LacI family DNA-binding transcriptional regulator: MEHRRPTLREVASLAGVSHQTVSRYLRHEGGLRDKTVEQVEAAISELGYRPNLVARSMRTRQTGLLAIVLPGWAGAERTMAAASEEARAAGYRVEVVIAVGEDPAALGTHARDLLAAGLVDGVLSVTPIPPAPPDDELLVQVGEYDTLLRAVDAVADDTTTMEDLVEKLAGMGHRHLLHIGGPEDWLSARLRLEGYRNAVARLGLVSHGELPGPWLPARGLEVVSALPEDSPVTAVVAASDHIAIGAVRAALQRGWSVPERLSVTGWDDLWLARFVTPALSTVVVDRESAGRHSMRRLIAAVRGEPEPEPPSGPLTQITFRETTAPPADQAP, encoded by the coding sequence ATGGAGCACCGACGCCCGACTCTTCGGGAGGTGGCGAGCCTCGCTGGAGTCTCGCACCAGACGGTCTCGCGGTACCTGCGGCACGAAGGCGGGTTGCGTGACAAGACCGTCGAGCAGGTCGAGGCCGCGATCAGCGAGCTCGGCTATCGGCCGAATCTGGTCGCGCGGTCGATGCGGACCCGCCAGACCGGTCTGCTGGCCATCGTGCTGCCAGGCTGGGCCGGTGCTGAACGCACGATGGCCGCTGCCTCCGAAGAGGCGCGTGCAGCGGGCTACCGGGTCGAAGTGGTGATCGCCGTCGGGGAGGATCCGGCCGCGCTGGGGACGCATGCCCGGGACCTGTTGGCAGCCGGTCTGGTGGACGGCGTCCTGTCCGTCACCCCGATCCCGCCCGCACCGCCGGACGATGAGCTGCTGGTCCAAGTAGGCGAGTACGACACGCTGCTGCGCGCCGTCGATGCGGTCGCTGATGACACCACCACGATGGAGGATCTGGTGGAGAAGCTTGCCGGGATGGGGCACCGTCACCTGCTGCATATCGGTGGTCCCGAGGACTGGCTCTCGGCCCGACTTCGTCTCGAGGGATATCGCAATGCCGTCGCCCGGCTGGGCCTGGTCTCGCACGGAGAGCTGCCGGGGCCGTGGCTGCCCGCGCGAGGCCTCGAGGTGGTCTCGGCGTTGCCGGAGGACAGCCCCGTCACTGCGGTGGTCGCGGCCAGCGATCACATTGCCATCGGAGCGGTCCGCGCGGCGCTGCAGCGCGGCTGGTCTGTACCGGAGCGGCTGAGTGTCACCGGGTGGGACGACTTGTGGCTAGCCCGGTTCGTGACGCCCGCCCTCTCCACAGTCGTGGTGGATCGCGAGAGCGCGGGGCGGCACTCGATGCGTCGGCTGATCGCTGCCGTGCGCGGTGAGCCGGAGCCCGAGCCGCCCAGCGGTCCCCTCACCCAGATCACGTTTCGCGAGACGACTGCGCCGCCGGCAGACCAGGCGCCGTGA
- a CDS encoding glycoside hydrolase family 2 protein yields MSNQIPRPEYPRPQMVRSEWLNLNGWWDFEVDQGDSGLERGLVEAPLTRSILVPFAPESQASGIGETDFLQAVWYRREIAVPEHWAGQRVLLHFGAVDHDTTVWVGGTEVVRHRGGFSPFTADITDTLTDGRGTITVRARDLREEVQARGKQATWYSNTHCQYTRTTGIWQTVWAEPVPPVHLKRPRITPDVGGECFRIEAPVSANRAGYRLRATLSANGIEITTAQVRADLDLAPALQLTIPAESVRLWSPTDPHLYDLHIELLDETDQVMDAVESYAGLRSVSIDGQHLLLNGKPVFQRLVLDQGYWPQTLMTAPSDEALVRDIELGIAAGFNGARIHQKVAEERYLYHAARLGYLLWGEFGDWGVSGQGTRGHNQQPTASFTTQWLEVLERDYNQPAIIGWCPLNETHQVIHDRITVLDDITRGMFLATKAADTTRPVIDASGYSHRVAETDVYDSHSYEQDPTAFAAEQAGLAHGHPQRNKPADGEFSLPYAGQPFFVSEYGGIWWNAELAAAHASGEQRDASWGYGQRVATEEEFHQRFTGLTAVLLNNPHMFGYCYTQLTDTFQEQNGIYHFDRTQKLNTTRIRTAQQQPAAYEQQ; encoded by the coding sequence ATGTCCAACCAGATCCCTCGACCCGAGTATCCGCGTCCGCAGATGGTGCGTTCGGAGTGGTTGAACTTGAATGGTTGGTGGGACTTCGAGGTCGATCAGGGTGATTCGGGTCTGGAGCGGGGCCTGGTCGAGGCGCCGTTGACTCGGAGCATCCTGGTGCCGTTCGCTCCGGAGTCGCAGGCTTCCGGGATCGGGGAGACCGACTTCCTGCAGGCGGTCTGGTACCGGCGGGAGATCGCGGTGCCCGAGCACTGGGCCGGGCAGCGGGTGCTGCTGCACTTCGGCGCGGTCGATCACGACACCACGGTGTGGGTGGGCGGCACCGAAGTGGTCCGCCACCGTGGCGGGTTCTCCCCGTTCACCGCCGACATCACCGACACCCTCACCGATGGCCGCGGCACCATCACCGTACGGGCCCGGGACCTGCGCGAAGAGGTCCAGGCCCGCGGCAAACAGGCCACCTGGTACTCGAACACGCACTGCCAGTACACCCGCACCACCGGAATCTGGCAGACCGTCTGGGCCGAACCAGTCCCACCCGTGCACCTCAAGCGCCCGCGGATCACCCCCGATGTCGGCGGCGAGTGTTTCCGTATCGAGGCACCGGTCAGCGCCAACCGGGCCGGGTACCGCCTGCGCGCCACCCTGAGCGCGAACGGGATCGAGATCACGACGGCGCAGGTCCGGGCGGATCTAGACCTCGCCCCCGCCCTACAGCTCACCATCCCGGCCGAGAGCGTGCGCCTGTGGTCCCCGACCGACCCACACCTGTACGACCTCCACATCGAACTGCTGGACGAGACAGACCAGGTGATGGACGCCGTCGAGAGCTACGCCGGGCTGCGCTCGGTCAGCATCGACGGCCAACACCTACTACTGAACGGCAAACCGGTGTTCCAACGCCTGGTCCTGGACCAGGGCTACTGGCCCCAGACGCTGATGACGGCCCCGAGCGATGAGGCGCTGGTCCGCGACATCGAACTCGGCATCGCGGCCGGGTTCAACGGCGCCCGAATCCACCAGAAAGTCGCCGAGGAACGCTACCTCTACCACGCCGCCCGCCTCGGCTACCTCCTCTGGGGCGAGTTCGGCGACTGGGGCGTGTCCGGACAAGGAACCCGCGGGCACAACCAGCAACCCACCGCCTCCTTCACCACCCAATGGCTGGAAGTCCTCGAACGCGACTACAACCAACCCGCGATCATCGGCTGGTGCCCCCTGAACGAGACCCACCAAGTCATCCACGACCGCATCACCGTCCTGGACGACATCACCCGCGGCATGTTCCTCGCCACCAAAGCCGCCGACACCACCCGACCAGTCATCGACGCCTCCGGCTACTCCCACCGCGTCGCCGAGACCGACGTCTATGACTCCCACTCCTACGAACAAGACCCCACAGCCTTCGCCGCCGAACAAGCCGGCCTCGCCCACGGCCACCCGCAGCGCAACAAACCCGCCGACGGCGAATTCTCCCTGCCCTATGCCGGCCAACCCTTCTTCGTCTCCGAATACGGCGGCATCTGGTGGAACGCCGAACTCGCCGCCGCCCACGCCAGCGGCGAACAACGCGACGCCTCCTGGGGCTACGGCCAACGCGTAGCCACCGAAGAAGAGTTCCACCAACGCTTCACCGGCCTGACCGCAGTACTACTCAACAACCCCCACATGTTCGGCTACTGCTACACCCAACTCACCGACACCTTCCAAGAACAAAACGGCATCTACCACTTCGACCGCACCCAGAAACTCAACACCACCCGCATCCGCACCGCCCAACAACAACCCGCCGCCTACGAACAGCAATAA
- a CDS encoding FUSC family protein yields MSTPPPGPPGVGQQFRGLLRPGSAPPRRWLFALRAGVCMAVPILVGWLLGHPEAGMVAATGGFTALYGGGRPYLSRARELALIALGFATATTVGLAVYPLGSVAVTITLALIAMIATWLGNAFQIGPPGPYMFLLATAAASSGLNQAGDPLTAGLLVLAGGGFAWLLSLIGAVATPRGPERTVVLAAGDAVAAHAQALGTDQQSSARHAAARALHRAWTVLVNQQPSRVRSTETLASLRAVNRRLHALFADAVHAGARGDPAPESLLEEVRTLQALARGKGKVPADALPPGMAPGVVPLGHPGPLAALTDALAPGASIRTAVLRVGVAAAVVGVIGTQFHLERSYWAVAAAVLILHQGFDWKRTAVRAVERITGTWIGLLLAAGILLLHPEGVMLALVVLVLQFTIEMLVLRTYSLAVVFITSAALVLASGGHRVPDVGAFVLARGIDTAVGCTVALLVCLTIRPRSAPALPSLMVRLLRRLDTLAPHVATGDVTSERARAVRRDLQHGTFVLDDTYHVAVSASAAQRRLAEHSWPVIAATQQLAYRTLALCWFLEHEAPEQVPARCLELFGTHGEAEFRAALAVLTEAIIEGRSPAPLGPLPPVLERELANLHDCLTPADG; encoded by the coding sequence GTGTCCACTCCACCCCCTGGCCCGCCGGGCGTCGGTCAGCAGTTTCGCGGACTTCTCCGGCCGGGCAGCGCACCGCCGCGCCGGTGGTTGTTCGCGCTGCGGGCCGGAGTCTGCATGGCTGTACCGATCCTGGTCGGATGGCTGCTGGGTCATCCCGAGGCAGGGATGGTGGCCGCCACCGGTGGTTTCACCGCCTTGTACGGAGGGGGCCGGCCGTACCTGAGCCGTGCCCGTGAGCTCGCGCTGATCGCGCTCGGGTTTGCTACCGCGACGACGGTGGGCTTGGCGGTCTATCCGCTCGGCAGCGTGGCCGTGACGATCACCCTGGCATTGATCGCGATGATTGCCACCTGGCTCGGCAACGCTTTCCAGATCGGTCCGCCGGGCCCCTACATGTTCCTGCTCGCCACCGCCGCGGCGAGCAGTGGTCTCAACCAGGCGGGTGACCCACTGACCGCAGGTCTGCTGGTGCTGGCCGGTGGCGGCTTTGCCTGGCTGCTCAGCCTGATCGGTGCCGTCGCCACGCCCCGCGGCCCGGAGCGCACAGTGGTGCTAGCAGCCGGTGATGCCGTGGCAGCGCACGCTCAGGCCCTCGGCACCGATCAGCAGTCCTCCGCTCGGCATGCGGCGGCCCGGGCCCTGCACCGGGCGTGGACCGTGCTGGTCAACCAACAGCCCTCCCGGGTGCGGTCAACCGAGACGCTGGCGTCGCTGCGGGCGGTCAACCGCCGGCTGCACGCACTGTTCGCCGATGCCGTCCACGCCGGCGCTCGCGGCGATCCTGCACCGGAGTCGCTACTCGAGGAAGTACGTACGCTGCAGGCGCTCGCCCGCGGCAAGGGCAAGGTGCCTGCGGACGCACTACCCCCGGGGATGGCACCAGGGGTGGTCCCGCTCGGCCACCCGGGGCCGCTGGCCGCGCTGACCGATGCGCTGGCACCGGGTGCCTCGATCCGGACCGCAGTACTCAGAGTGGGCGTCGCGGCAGCGGTCGTCGGCGTGATCGGGACCCAGTTTCACCTGGAGCGCTCCTACTGGGCGGTGGCCGCCGCAGTGCTGATCCTCCACCAGGGCTTCGACTGGAAGCGGACTGCCGTTCGCGCGGTGGAACGGATCACCGGAACCTGGATCGGTCTACTGCTGGCGGCCGGGATCTTGCTGCTGCACCCCGAGGGCGTCATGCTGGCGCTCGTCGTGCTGGTGCTGCAGTTCACGATCGAGATGCTGGTGCTGCGCACCTACTCGCTCGCCGTCGTGTTCATCACCTCGGCAGCGCTGGTCCTGGCCAGCGGTGGGCACCGGGTACCCGATGTAGGGGCGTTCGTGTTGGCGCGTGGCATCGACACCGCGGTCGGCTGCACTGTGGCCTTGCTGGTCTGCCTGACGATCCGGCCGCGATCCGCCCCCGCGCTGCCCAGCCTGATGGTCCGGCTGCTGCGCAGGCTCGACACCCTGGCCCCGCACGTAGCCACGGGCGACGTCACCTCCGAACGAGCCCGGGCAGTGCGCCGGGACCTGCAGCACGGGACCTTCGTGCTCGACGACACCTACCACGTGGCCGTGTCCGCCTCGGCTGCACAACGTCGACTGGCCGAGCACTCCTGGCCGGTGATCGCAGCGACCCAGCAGCTGGCCTACCGCACGCTCGCGCTGTGCTGGTTCCTGGAGCACGAGGCACCCGAGCAGGTGCCGGCCCGGTGTCTCGAACTCTTCGGCACACACGGTGAGGCCGAGTTTCGGGCCGCGCTGGCGGTACTGACGGAGGCGATCATCGAGGGCCGTTCGCCTGCACCGCTCGGGCCGTTGCCGCCTGTCCTCGAGCGCGAGCTGGCCAACCTTCACGACTGCTTGACGCCGGCTGACGGGTAG
- a CDS encoding L-lactate dehydrogenase, translating into MIESSTGTKLAIVGAGSVGSTLAYAALIRGLARSVALYDVNATKVRAEALDLRQGLQFVPAAHVEGSDDIGVCAGADVIAVTAGAKQQPGQTRVDLAASTTALMRTLMPQLVEVAPEAIIVMVTNPVDVITYVAQKLTGLAPQRLFGSGTVLDSARLRGLIASRCGIAVQNVHAYIVGEHGDSEIPLWSTATAGAIPVTDLIDEAERDQMASDVVHAAYEIIAGKGATNYAIGVSAGRILEAVLRDEHRVLPVSARVDGHLGIEDVCLSMPSVVGASGIERQLHVPMTDHEIAGLRASAEEIRAVARSLGF; encoded by the coding sequence GTGATCGAGAGCAGCACGGGAACGAAGCTCGCGATCGTCGGGGCCGGCTCGGTCGGCTCGACGCTCGCCTACGCCGCCCTGATCCGCGGCCTGGCGCGATCGGTCGCGCTGTATGACGTCAATGCCACCAAGGTGCGCGCGGAGGCGCTGGACCTGCGCCAGGGGCTACAGTTCGTCCCGGCGGCGCACGTCGAGGGTTCTGACGACATCGGAGTCTGCGCCGGCGCCGACGTCATCGCGGTCACGGCGGGTGCAAAGCAGCAGCCCGGCCAGACCCGGGTGGACCTCGCAGCCTCGACCACGGCGCTGATGCGGACGCTGATGCCGCAGCTGGTGGAGGTTGCTCCGGAGGCGATCATCGTCATGGTGACCAACCCGGTCGACGTCATCACCTACGTGGCGCAGAAGCTGACCGGTCTGGCACCGCAGCGGCTGTTCGGGTCGGGCACTGTGCTGGACTCGGCGCGGCTGCGCGGCCTGATCGCCTCGCGCTGCGGGATCGCCGTGCAGAACGTGCACGCCTACATCGTGGGCGAGCACGGGGACAGCGAGATCCCGCTGTGGAGTACCGCGACGGCGGGAGCGATCCCGGTCACCGACCTGATCGACGAGGCCGAACGTGACCAGATGGCCTCCGACGTCGTCCACGCCGCCTACGAGATCATCGCCGGCAAGGGGGCGACCAACTACGCCATCGGCGTCTCTGCAGGCCGGATCCTCGAAGCCGTCCTGCGTGATGAGCACCGTGTGCTGCCGGTATCCGCGAGGGTCGACGGCCATCTCGGCATCGAGGACGTCTGCCTGTCCATGCCGTCGGTCGTCGGTGCGAGCGGGATCGAGCGCCAGCTGCACGTGCCGATGACCGACCACGAGATCGCGGGGCTGCGCGCCAGTGCGGAGGAGATCCGCGCGGTCGCACGCAGCCTCGGGTTCTGA
- a CDS encoding glycerophosphodiester phosphodiesterase → MPAPGGEPAPSTTAEPGLLVIAHRGNASVAPGNTMPAVEGAWRAGADLVEVDLRLTQEGIGVVIHDATVDRTTTAAGEVSRMSATELARLDAGTPFSSVFAGTGVPLLADVAEFLADHPGTDLLLELKGDYTEAQAAGVLSTLAAAGMSDRTVVQTFWPQTIRSLRATDSGVRLGLLVGSHVAPDSVMLPLSTEVGAFACNPRYDLIARHPEVVDEIHAAGMQVFVWTLNEPEQWAQALAWGVDGIITDRPDRLAGWLTATTGVPRPAPAVV, encoded by the coding sequence GTGCCCGCCCCCGGCGGGGAGCCCGCCCCCAGCACGACGGCGGAGCCCGGCCTGCTCGTGATCGCACACCGGGGCAACGCCTCGGTAGCCCCGGGCAACACCATGCCGGCCGTGGAGGGCGCTTGGCGCGCCGGGGCCGACCTGGTGGAGGTGGACCTCCGCCTGACTCAGGAAGGGATCGGGGTGGTGATCCACGACGCCACTGTGGACCGGACCACCACCGCGGCCGGGGAAGTGAGCCGGATGAGCGCGACCGAGCTGGCACGGCTGGACGCCGGCACCCCGTTCTCGTCCGTGTTTGCCGGAACGGGCGTGCCGCTGCTGGCGGACGTGGCGGAGTTTCTTGCCGACCACCCGGGCACCGACCTGCTGCTCGAGCTGAAAGGCGACTACACCGAGGCGCAGGCCGCCGGAGTGTTGAGCACTCTGGCCGCCGCAGGCATGAGTGACCGCACCGTGGTGCAGACGTTCTGGCCGCAGACGATCCGGTCGCTGCGCGCCACGGACTCAGGCGTGCGCCTCGGACTGCTGGTGGGCAGTCATGTGGCCCCGGACAGCGTGATGCTGCCGCTGAGCACCGAGGTGGGGGCGTTCGCGTGCAACCCGCGCTACGATCTGATCGCCCGCCACCCGGAGGTGGTAGATGAGATCCACGCGGCTGGGATGCAGGTGTTCGTCTGGACGCTGAACGAGCCGGAGCAGTGGGCGCAGGCACTGGCCTGGGGCGTGGACGGGATCATCACCGACCGTCCGGACCGGCTCGCCGGCTGGCTGACCGCGACGACGGGCGTGCCGCGGCCGGCCCCGGCCGTGGTGTAG
- a CDS encoding ABC transporter substrate-binding protein yields the protein MSSSRNRLTVPSRRLARPTRRQLLQFTGAGAAAGMLAACGPSLGGGGGEEEDPADEIDWASIEPASEITWWSNHPGNTKDLEASYIEAFNEEYPEITINHVTAGAGYDEIAQRFQAASGTDEIPDLVIASDVWWFRYFVNGQIMAIDSVFEHLGVDTGDYVETLFSDYEYEGKHYAAPYARSTPLFYYNRDIWSAAGLPDRGPETWDELQEWAPALKEQVPGDGAALALSIGPSWSGWWFSNVIWGQGGAMSDDWTVTLDTEEAIAAGNFVVEMYNGDNAFAGFGSDTNADFQTEIFASLIGSTGSLTGHLEAADFEVGTSFLPNGPEDVPNVPTGGTGLAIPSSRSPEQQLAAAMFLKFLTETENTAVFSQETGYMPVRTSAIEGETMASVYEETPQFRTSVDQLQQKTRVQDWVRVFTPGGDQIITDGIEELVLGGGTPEDVFPQVTTQLDRAYEDNVEPYL from the coding sequence ATGTCCTCATCGCGTAACCGCCTCACCGTCCCGAGCCGCCGGCTCGCCCGCCCCACCCGACGCCAGCTACTGCAGTTCACCGGCGCCGGTGCCGCCGCGGGCATGCTGGCCGCCTGCGGCCCCTCCCTCGGCGGCGGTGGTGGCGAGGAGGAGGACCCCGCCGACGAGATCGACTGGGCCAGCATCGAGCCTGCCTCGGAGATCACCTGGTGGTCCAACCACCCGGGCAACACCAAGGACCTGGAGGCCTCCTACATCGAGGCGTTCAACGAGGAGTACCCGGAGATCACGATCAACCACGTGACCGCCGGCGCGGGCTATGACGAGATCGCCCAGCGGTTCCAGGCGGCGTCCGGCACGGACGAGATCCCGGACCTGGTGATCGCCTCGGACGTGTGGTGGTTCCGGTACTTCGTGAACGGCCAGATCATGGCGATCGACAGCGTGTTCGAGCACCTCGGTGTGGACACGGGCGACTACGTGGAGACCCTGTTCAGCGACTACGAGTACGAGGGCAAGCACTACGCGGCGCCCTACGCCCGCTCGACGCCGCTGTTCTACTACAACCGGGACATCTGGTCCGCCGCCGGGCTGCCGGACCGCGGCCCGGAGACCTGGGACGAGCTCCAGGAGTGGGCACCGGCGCTGAAGGAGCAGGTGCCCGGCGACGGCGCGGCGCTCGCGCTGAGCATCGGCCCGTCCTGGTCCGGCTGGTGGTTCTCCAACGTGATCTGGGGCCAGGGCGGCGCGATGAGCGACGACTGGACCGTCACGCTGGACACCGAGGAAGCGATCGCCGCCGGGAACTTCGTGGTCGAGATGTACAACGGCGACAACGCCTTCGCCGGGTTCGGCTCGGACACCAACGCCGACTTCCAGACCGAGATCTTCGCCTCGCTGATCGGCTCCACCGGGTCGCTGACCGGACACCTGGAGGCCGCCGACTTCGAGGTGGGCACCTCGTTCCTGCCGAACGGTCCGGAGGATGTGCCGAACGTGCCCACCGGCGGCACCGGCCTGGCCATCCCGTCCTCGCGCTCCCCGGAGCAGCAGCTGGCCGCGGCGATGTTCCTGAAGTTCCTCACCGAGACCGAGAACACCGCGGTCTTCTCCCAAGAGACCGGCTACATGCCGGTCCGCACCTCGGCGATCGAGGGCGAGACGATGGCTTCCGTGTACGAGGAGACGCCGCAGTTCCGCACCTCGGTGGACCAGCTGCAGCAGAAGACCCGGGTGCAGGACTGGGTGCGCGTGTTCACCCCCGGCGGGGACCAGATCATCACCGACGGCATCGAGGAGCTGGTGCTCGGTGGCGGCACCCCGGAGGACGTGTTCCCGCAGGTGACCACCCAGCTCGACCGTGCCTACGAGGACAACGTCGAGCCGTACCTGTGA
- a CDS encoding carbohydrate ABC transporter permease: MTTTAQRTQAAQTDPPGQTTPNKRRRPFRAHLDAGLYLTMIAAILVMSVPLIWMFLASFKDNGEIYSMPLQWLPDQFAFFNYDQVATSIPIGRMFLNSVGITIAGAGLKVFLGLCCAYAVVFIDVPFRKAVFVVVLFALLIPGQITIIPNYELIANLGWLNTYQGILVPGLASAFGTFLFRQHFLSLPISVLEAAQVDGANHWRRLWKFVVPMSVPTIAAVGLISLVNEWNDYLWPMLVTDNTDTMTLPVGLTLLQSLDGMQAWGVLMAATVVVTLPMLLIFLILQRRLVAGLTAGAVTG, from the coding sequence ATGACCACCACCGCGCAGCGCACCCAAGCAGCACAGACCGACCCACCCGGCCAGACCACACCGAACAAACGCCGTCGGCCGTTCCGTGCACATCTGGACGCCGGGCTGTACCTGACCATGATCGCCGCGATCCTGGTGATGTCCGTTCCGCTGATCTGGATGTTCCTGGCCAGCTTCAAGGACAACGGCGAGATCTACTCGATGCCGTTGCAGTGGCTGCCCGACCAGTTCGCCTTCTTCAACTATGACCAGGTGGCCACCAGCATCCCGATCGGGCGGATGTTCCTGAACAGTGTGGGCATCACCATCGCCGGTGCCGGGCTGAAGGTTTTCCTCGGCCTGTGCTGCGCCTACGCCGTGGTGTTCATCGACGTGCCGTTCCGCAAGGCCGTGTTCGTGGTGGTGCTGTTCGCCCTGCTCATCCCGGGCCAGATCACCATCATCCCGAACTACGAGCTGATCGCTAACCTCGGCTGGCTGAACACCTACCAAGGCATCCTGGTGCCCGGGCTGGCCAGCGCGTTCGGCACGTTCCTGTTCCGCCAGCACTTCCTCTCCCTGCCGATCTCCGTCCTCGAGGCGGCGCAGGTGGACGGTGCTAACCACTGGCGCCGGCTGTGGAAGTTCGTGGTGCCGATGTCGGTGCCCACGATCGCGGCAGTCGGGCTGATCTCGCTGGTGAACGAGTGGAACGACTACCTGTGGCCGATGCTGGTCACCGACAACACCGACACGATGACCCTGCCGGTCGGGCTGACCCTGCTGCAGAGCCTGGACGGCATGCAGGCCTGGGGTGTGCTGATGGCCGCCACTGTGGTGGTCACCCTGCCGATGCTGCTCATCTTCCTCATCCTGCAACGCCGGCTGGTCGCCGGACTCACCGCCGGTGCTGTGACCGGCTGA
- a CDS encoding carbohydrate ABC transporter permease codes for MPKDRRALINRRRLRNLGIFALLAGPNVVLLLVFVYRPLLLSFYYSLLQWNMGSSVARFVGLQNYIRWFTDPDTPQIMGTTAIFAVATVGGALVLGLAMALLLNRKLWGRGVARTVVFAPYVLSGIAVGMLWLYIFDPRYGLLSTLLGAIGLDSPQWYTTSPWALIMIIIVYLWKHIGYVALIYLAGLQGIPQDLRDAASLDGATKVRTFGSIVLPLLGPVTFFLLITTILSSLQSFDLIKAMTDGGPLGSTTTLMYQIYIEGFQTGRAGYASASATILFIILLVITAVQLKYMEKKVHYA; via the coding sequence ATGCCCAAGGACCGCCGGGCCCTGATCAATCGCCGCCGCCTGCGCAACTTGGGCATCTTCGCCCTGCTCGCCGGACCGAACGTGGTACTGCTGCTGGTGTTCGTCTACCGGCCGCTGCTGCTGAGCTTCTACTACTCGCTGCTGCAGTGGAACATGGGCTCCTCGGTGGCCCGGTTCGTCGGCCTGCAGAACTACATCCGCTGGTTCACCGACCCGGACACCCCACAGATCATGGGCACCACGGCGATCTTCGCCGTCGCCACTGTGGGTGGGGCGCTGGTACTCGGGCTGGCGATGGCGTTGCTGCTGAACCGCAAGCTCTGGGGCCGCGGTGTGGCCCGCACCGTGGTGTTCGCGCCGTACGTCCTGTCCGGGATCGCCGTCGGCATGCTCTGGCTGTACATCTTCGACCCCCGGTACGGCCTGCTGTCCACCTTGCTCGGCGCGATCGGCCTGGACTCCCCGCAGTGGTACACCACCTCCCCCTGGGCGCTGATCATGATCATCATCGTGTACCTGTGGAAACACATCGGGTACGTCGCGCTGATCTACCTGGCCGGACTGCAGGGGATCCCGCAGGACCTGCGCGATGCCGCCTCCCTGGACGGTGCTACCAAGGTGCGCACCTTCGGCTCGATCGTGCTGCCGCTGCTCGGTCCGGTGACCTTCTTCCTGCTGATCACCACGATCCTGTCCTCGCTGCAGTCCTTCGACCTGATCAAGGCGATGACCGACGGTGGACCGCTGGGATCGACCACCACCCTGATGTACCAGATCTACATCGAGGGCTTCCAGACCGGCCGCGCCGGATACGCCTCGGCCTCGGCCACGATCCTGTTCATCATCCTGCTGGTGATCACCGCCGTGCAGCTCAAGTACATGGAGAAGAAGGTGCACTACGCATGA